A genome region from Gossypium hirsutum isolate 1008001.06 chromosome A04, Gossypium_hirsutum_v2.1, whole genome shotgun sequence includes the following:
- the LOC107931145 gene encoding transcription factor MYB80 — protein sequence MGRIPCCEKDNVKRGQWTPEEDNKLSSYIAQHGTRNWRLIPKNAGLQRCGKSCRLRWTNYLRPDLKHGQFSDAEEQTIVKLHSVVGNRWSLIAAQLPGRTDNDVKNHWNTKLKKKLSGTGIDPVTHKPFSHLMAEIATTLAPPQVAHLAEAALGCFKDEMLHLLTKKRIDFQLQQSNPGQGNNTTVPYSKQDEKDDTVEKIKLNLSRAIQEPDMLPLNKPWESTSTRATSANFEGGCGVFPTSVTGYHHYGPSSFANEGGGSGSPWSQSMCTGSTCTAGEQVRSHEKLKDENGEEFQGGKEIKNATSIFNTDCVLWDIPSDDLINPIYREAFNNKE from the exons atgggtCGGATTCCATGTTGTGAGAAAGACAATGTTAAAAGAGGACAGTGGACACCCGAGGAAGACAACAAGCTCTCTTCTTACATTGCCCAACATGGCACCCGCAATTGGCGTCTCATCCCCAAGAATGCCG GTCTCCAAAGATGTGGGAAAAGCTGCCGATTGCGATGGACTAATTACCTTCGGCCGGACCTTAAACATGGCCAGTTCTCCGATGCTGAGGAGCAAACTATTGTGAAGCTCCATTCTGTTGTTGGCAACCG CTGGTCCTTGATTGCAGCACAGTTACCTGGTCGGACAGACAATGATGTTAAAAATCATTGGAACACCAAGCTGAAGAAGAAGCTTTCAGGCACGGGTATTGATCCTGTGACACACAAGCCTTTCTCTCACCTCATGGCTGAGATAGCCACTACATTGGCACCACCACAGGTGGCTCATTTAGCTGAAGCGGCACTAGGGTGTTTCAAGGATGAAATGCTCCACCTGCTAACTAAGAAACGTATAGATTTCCAGCTTCAACAATCAAATCCGGGACAAGGGAATAATACCACAGTTCCTTACAGCAAACAAGATGAGAAAGATGATACAGTTGAGAAGATCAAACTGAATTTATCAAGGGCTATACAAGAACCAGACATGCTCCCCTTGAATAAACCATGGGAGTCTACTAGTACAAGAGCAACATCGGCTAATTTTGAAGGGGGTTGTGGTGTTTTCCCTACATCTGTGACGGGATATCATCATTATGGCCCATCATCTTTTGCCAATGAAGGGGGCGGTTCCGGCTCACCATGGAGCCAGAGTATGTGTACGGGAAGCACATGTACCGCAGGGGAACAAGTGAGGTCACATGAGAAATTAAAGGATGAAAATGGTGAAGAATTTCAAGGTGGGAAAGAAATTAAGAATGCAACAAGCATATTCAATACAGATTGTGTGTTATGGGATATACCATCTGATGATCTTATCAACCCTATTTATAGAGAAGCCTTTAACAACAAAGAATAA